A genomic region of Plasmodium cynomolgi strain B DNA, chromosome 5, whole genome shotgun sequence contains the following coding sequences:
- a CDS encoding coatomer zeta-1 subunit (putative): protein MKAVSIRQLSAIIILDSYGNRIAVKYYNDQLPPKGESKLIHNSSSKDSINSPFEDTYNNLRTVEDQKLFENDITEKAKKLGGNSSETEVLVLNKFTILYLLINDVSIYIVGDESDNEIILHEIMQTVQQCLDNVTNNQIGKKQLLDKLDSIYLILDEIADSGIIMETNPNVIINRLYMHESDLHEHTPLNQAISSAKENIIRSLLSGT from the coding sequence ATGAAGGCCGTGTCGATAAGGCAGCTGAGCGCCATAATCATCCTAGATAGTTATGGGAATCGAATAGCAGTGAAGTACTACAACGACCAGCTCCCACCGAAGGGCGAAAGCAAATTAATCCACAACAGCTCAAGCAAAGACTCGATAAACAGCCCGTTCGAGGATACGTATAACAACTTGCGCACAGTGGAAGACCagaaattatttgaaaatgaCATAACGGAGAAAGCTAAGAAGCTGGGTGGGAACTCCAGCGAAACGGAAGTGTTAGTGCTCAATAAATTCACCATTCTCTATCTGCTAATAAATGATGTGAGCATCTACATCGTAGGAGACGAGAGTGATAacgaaattattttgcatgAGATTATGCAGACGGTGCAGCAGTGCCTAGACAATGTCACTAATAATCAGATCGGGAAGAAACAACTCCTGGACAAACTGGACTCAATTTATTTAATCCTCGACGAAATTGCCGATAGCGGAATCATTATGGAGACCAACCCGAATGTCATTATAAATCGATTGTATATGCACGAGAGCGACTTGCATGAGCACACCCCCCTCAACCAGGCCATCTCCTCGGCTAAAGAGAATATAATTCGCAGTTTGCTCAGCGGCACGTAG